In a genomic window of Streptomyces sp. NBC_01231:
- a CDS encoding 6-phospho-beta-glucosidase, which translates to MKLTILGGGGFRVPLVYGALLGDRAEGRVTHVVLHDLDSRRLSAVTRVLTEQAAGVPDAPEVSATTDLDEALRGADFVFSAIRVGGLEGRANDERVALAEGVLGQETVGAGGIAYGLRTVPVAVDIARRVARLAPDAWVINFTNPAGLVTEAMSRHLGDRVIGICDSPVGLGRRIARVLGANPAEAWIDYVGLNHLGWVRGLRVAGRDELPRLLADPDLLGSFEEGKLFGVDWLRSLGAIPNEYLHYYYFNREAVRSYQQADKTRGAFLADQQARFYEEMKRPDAAALTAWDRTRAEREATYMSENRETAGAGERDADDLSGGYEKVALALMRAIARDERTTLILNVRNQGTLSVLDEDAVIEVPCLVDANGAHPVAVAPLPDHATGLVCSVKGVEREVLAAAESGSRATAVKAFALHPLVDSVNVARRLVEGYTDVHPGLAYLV; encoded by the coding sequence GTGAAGCTGACGATTCTGGGCGGTGGCGGGTTCCGGGTGCCGCTCGTGTACGGGGCGCTCCTCGGGGACCGCGCCGAGGGCCGCGTCACCCATGTCGTGCTGCATGACCTGGATTCCCGGAGGCTGTCCGCGGTGACCCGGGTGCTCACCGAGCAGGCCGCCGGGGTACCCGACGCGCCCGAGGTGAGCGCCACGACCGACCTCGACGAGGCGCTTCGCGGCGCCGACTTCGTCTTCTCTGCGATCCGCGTCGGCGGCCTGGAGGGCAGGGCGAACGACGAGCGGGTGGCGCTGGCGGAGGGCGTCCTCGGCCAGGAGACGGTCGGCGCGGGCGGCATCGCGTACGGACTGCGGACCGTCCCCGTCGCCGTGGACATCGCCCGCCGGGTGGCCCGCCTCGCCCCCGACGCCTGGGTCATCAACTTCACCAACCCGGCAGGACTCGTCACCGAGGCCATGTCCCGCCACCTCGGCGACCGGGTCATCGGCATCTGCGACTCGCCGGTCGGCCTCGGCCGCCGTATCGCCCGCGTCCTCGGCGCGAACCCGGCCGAGGCCTGGATCGACTACGTCGGCCTCAACCACCTCGGCTGGGTCCGCGGCCTGCGCGTGGCCGGCCGGGACGAGCTCCCGCGTCTGCTCGCCGACCCCGACCTGCTGGGTTCCTTCGAGGAGGGCAAGCTCTTCGGTGTCGACTGGCTGCGCTCGCTGGGCGCGATCCCGAACGAGTACCTGCACTACTACTACTTCAACCGGGAAGCCGTCCGTTCCTACCAGCAGGCCGACAAGACCCGCGGCGCCTTCCTGGCCGACCAGCAGGCCCGCTTCTACGAGGAGATGAAGCGCCCCGACGCGGCCGCCCTGACCGCCTGGGACCGCACCCGCGCCGAGCGCGAGGCCACCTACATGTCCGAGAACCGGGAGACGGCCGGCGCCGGCGAGCGCGACGCCGACGACCTCTCCGGCGGTTACGAGAAGGTGGCCCTCGCCCTGATGCGGGCCATCGCCCGCGACGAGCGCACCACCCTGATCCTCAACGTCCGCAACCAGGGCACCCTCTCGGTGCTCGACGAGGACGCCGTCATCGAGGTCCCCTGCCTGGTCGACGCCAACGGCGCCCACCCGGTCGCCGTCGCCCCGCTGCCCGACCACGCCACCGGCCTGGTCTGCTCGGTCAAGGGGGTCGAGCGCGAGGTGCTGGCCGCGGCCGAGTCGGGCTCCCGCGCGACGGCTGTGAAGGCGTTCGCGCTGCATCCGCTGGTCGATTCGGTCAATGTGGCCCGCAGACTGGTGGAGGGCTACACGGACGTCCACCCTGGCCTGGCGTACCTTGTGTAA
- a CDS encoding carbohydrate kinase family protein — MHDDRPEVLLTGLLFYDLVLTGLGKPPTPGEEIWTAGMGCGPGGIANLAVAASRFGLRTSLATVFGDDYYGAYCQEVLAGQEGVDLTLSRVADGWNTPVTVALAHGHDRALVTHGQEPPYSQDALMGDPPEARTALVHLEAEPRAWLAKAAANGTQIYADVGWDPTQEWSTALLDQLALCHAFLPNETEAMAYTRTDSAVAALGTLSELVPVAVVTRGGDGAVAVDQTTGEYADVPALAVDVLDATGAGDVFGASFVTASLGGWPLEERLRFAVLAAGLSVGHHGGALAAPGWYGVDRWWRALTDPELKRAYGFLAERLPEDPGPPLRYAPVTPPAR, encoded by the coding sequence GTGCATGACGACCGGCCCGAGGTGCTGCTGACCGGGCTGCTCTTCTACGACCTCGTCCTCACCGGTCTGGGCAAGCCGCCGACACCGGGCGAGGAGATCTGGACGGCCGGCATGGGCTGCGGGCCGGGCGGCATCGCCAACCTGGCCGTCGCCGCCTCCCGCTTCGGCCTCAGGACCTCCCTGGCCACGGTCTTCGGCGACGACTACTACGGCGCGTACTGCCAGGAGGTCCTCGCCGGCCAGGAGGGCGTCGACCTCACGCTCTCCCGTGTCGCGGACGGCTGGAACACCCCGGTCACGGTCGCGCTGGCGCACGGTCACGACCGGGCCCTCGTCACGCACGGCCAGGAGCCGCCGTACTCGCAGGACGCCCTGATGGGCGACCCGCCCGAGGCCCGCACGGCCCTCGTGCACCTGGAGGCCGAACCGCGCGCCTGGCTCGCCAAGGCCGCCGCGAACGGCACGCAGATCTACGCCGACGTCGGCTGGGACCCCACCCAGGAGTGGTCCACCGCCCTCCTGGACCAGCTCGCCCTGTGCCACGCCTTCCTCCCCAACGAGACCGAGGCGATGGCCTACACCCGGACCGACAGCGCGGTGGCGGCCCTCGGCACCCTCTCCGAACTGGTCCCGGTGGCCGTGGTCACACGAGGCGGGGACGGCGCGGTCGCGGTCGACCAGACGACCGGCGAGTACGCGGACGTGCCGGCTCTCGCCGTGGACGTCCTCGACGCGACGGGCGCCGGGGACGTCTTCGGTGCGAGCTTCGTCACCGCCTCGCTCGGAGGCTGGCCGCTGGAGGAACGGCTGCGCTTCGCGGTACTGGCGGCCGGACTGTCCGTGGGGCACCACGGGGGCGCCCTCGCGGCACCCGGCTGGTACGGCGTCGACCGCTGGTGGCGCGCCCTGACCGACCCCGAACTGAAGCGGGCGTACGGCTTCCTGGCGGAGCGGCTGCCGGAGGACCCCGGTCCTCCCCTGCGGTACGCCCCCGTCACCCCGCCGGCCCGGTAG
- a CDS encoding sugar ABC transporter permease has protein sequence MATVPALDRPPVVLAEPPATRPKKGWRTYWHLYAAISPFYLLFLAFGLVPVGFSLYLSFHRWDGLGSMEWAGLSQYRYLVSDGDFWSSIGNTIIIWALATFPMIFLAMITAVLLNSAVRFKNVYRFAYFLPNVTSVVAIAIVFGSVFSTNFGLVNALLRAVGLDQVAWLNTPWGIKVAIATLMTWQWVGYNAIIFLAGLQTIPSELYEAARVDGAGPVQTYFRITLPMLRPTLLFVLVVSTVTGLQSFTEAQVLLQNTSNDSTFSGGPDHAGRTMVLYFFQQTFDNNDFGYGAAVAWGIFLVVVIFSIINWRLVQRRDED, from the coding sequence ATGGCCACCGTCCCCGCGCTGGACAGGCCCCCCGTGGTCCTGGCAGAACCGCCCGCCACGCGGCCGAAGAAGGGGTGGCGCACGTACTGGCACCTGTATGCCGCGATCTCCCCGTTCTATCTGCTGTTCCTCGCCTTCGGTCTGGTCCCCGTCGGCTTCTCCCTCTACCTCTCCTTCCACCGCTGGGACGGCCTCGGCTCGATGGAGTGGGCGGGCCTGTCGCAGTACCGGTACCTGGTCAGCGACGGCGACTTCTGGAGCTCGATCGGCAACACGATCATCATCTGGGCGCTCGCCACCTTCCCCATGATCTTCCTGGCGATGATCACGGCCGTGCTGCTCAACTCGGCGGTCCGCTTCAAGAACGTCTACCGCTTCGCCTACTTCCTGCCGAACGTCACCTCCGTGGTGGCGATCGCGATCGTCTTCGGCTCGGTGTTCTCCACCAACTTCGGCCTGGTGAACGCCCTGTTGCGGGCTGTCGGGCTGGATCAGGTGGCCTGGCTCAACACTCCGTGGGGCATCAAGGTCGCCATCGCGACGCTGATGACCTGGCAGTGGGTCGGCTACAACGCGATCATCTTCCTCGCGGGTCTGCAGACCATCCCGAGCGAGCTGTACGAGGCGGCGCGCGTGGACGGCGCCGGACCCGTGCAGACGTACTTCCGGATCACACTGCCCATGCTGCGGCCGACCCTGCTGTTCGTGCTCGTCGTCTCCACGGTCACCGGCCTGCAGAGCTTCACCGAGGCGCAGGTGCTGCTGCAGAACACCTCGAACGACTCGACGTTCTCCGGCGGTCCGGACCACGCGGGCCGGACGATGGTCCTCTACTTCTTCCAGCAGACCTTCGACAACAACGACTTCGGCTACGGCGCCGCCGTGGCGTGGGGCATCTTCCTCGTCGTCGTCATCTTCTCGATCATCAACTGGCGCCTGGTGCAGCGCCGGGACGAAGACTAG
- a CDS encoding carbohydrate ABC transporter permease, translating to MASVQDTKDSRGIRGSRRRGIALHAVLVIGLLLSAFPFYWAIVMSTHTSTEIFSYPPKLLPGSHFPQNIRSLFDNIDFFGSMFNSLLVACAVTFLVLFFDSLAAFVFAKFEFPGRRALFVLLMAIFMVPTQMAIIPQFVIMAKVGWIGSMTALIVPAAANAFGIFWMRQYMKSAIHDELLDASRIDGAHFLRQYWHVALPVVRPGLAFLGIFTFMAQWNDYAWPLIALTNPDNVTLQVALSQLNGVHGTTDYGMVMTGALLALIPLLIVFAVGAKQIIGDLGKGAIK from the coding sequence ATGGCATCCGTCCAGGACACCAAAGACTCCAGGGGCATCCGGGGTTCCCGGCGCCGGGGCATCGCGCTGCACGCGGTCCTCGTCATCGGACTGCTGCTGTCGGCCTTCCCGTTCTACTGGGCCATCGTCATGTCGACGCACACGTCGACCGAGATCTTCTCCTACCCGCCGAAGCTGCTGCCCGGCTCGCACTTCCCGCAGAACATCCGCAGCCTCTTCGACAACATCGACTTCTTCGGCTCGATGTTCAACTCGCTGCTGGTGGCGTGCGCGGTGACCTTCCTGGTCCTGTTCTTCGACTCGCTGGCCGCGTTCGTCTTCGCCAAGTTCGAGTTCCCGGGCCGCAGGGCGCTGTTCGTCCTGCTGATGGCGATCTTCATGGTGCCGACGCAGATGGCGATCATCCCGCAGTTCGTGATCATGGCGAAGGTCGGCTGGATCGGCTCGATGACGGCGCTGATCGTGCCGGCGGCGGCCAACGCGTTCGGCATCTTCTGGATGCGGCAGTACATGAAGAGCGCGATCCACGACGAACTGCTGGACGCCTCACGGATCGACGGCGCGCACTTCCTGCGCCAGTACTGGCATGTGGCACTTCCCGTGGTCCGCCCGGGCCTCGCCTTCCTCGGCATCTTCACCTTCATGGCCCAGTGGAACGACTACGCGTGGCCCCTGATCGCCCTGACCAACCCGGACAACGTCACCCTCCAGGTCGCGCTGTCGCAGCTCAACGGCGTCCACGGCACCACCGACTACGGCATGGTGATGACCGGCGCGCTGCTCGCCCTGATCCCGCTGCTGATCGTGTTCGCGGTCGGCGCCAAGCAGATCATCGGTGACCTCGGCAAGGGGGCCATCAAGTGA
- a CDS encoding extracellular solute-binding protein: MRLSRRGLLRAGLAGTAATALGGLASGCAVPTGSTGRNMVLWYWDGGLGDTVIGGAKARYDSAVDLKAVKIGGYYRSKLITTMAGRAHVPDIAGLKGEDMASYLPNADQFVDLRTLGADRYKSQYLPWKWQQGIADDGTMIGFPIDCGPVAHFYQYEVFRKAGLPYEPADVSRELNTWEKFFAAGEQLKQRVPGTSLLTDVSSVFENVVQQGSKRYVDKDRAFIGDQEHVRAAWALAVQAKRRGLVSNLVTGTPDQLSAVESGKLPSQLGASWATYDLKNGVPKTKGRWRIADMPVRPSNNGGSFLSITKACREPERAFEIIAWMLDAANQAQGYVDAGLFPSTPASYGLKQLRQADPFFGGQVTTDVFGPAAQKIVVAYNSPFDVALGQPIKDEIKNVGVLGKDPKKAWSDAMSKCRRIAKHLGVSY; encoded by the coding sequence GTGCGGCTCTCACGTAGAGGCCTGCTGCGCGCGGGACTGGCCGGTACGGCCGCCACGGCGCTCGGCGGCCTGGCGTCCGGCTGTGCCGTTCCGACCGGCTCGACCGGCCGCAACATGGTCCTGTGGTACTGGGACGGCGGCCTCGGCGACACGGTCATCGGCGGGGCCAAGGCCCGTTACGACAGCGCGGTCGACCTCAAGGCCGTCAAGATCGGCGGCTACTACCGGTCCAAGCTGATCACCACGATGGCCGGCCGCGCCCACGTGCCCGACATCGCGGGCCTCAAGGGCGAGGACATGGCGTCCTACCTGCCCAACGCGGACCAGTTCGTGGACCTGCGGACGCTCGGCGCGGACAGGTACAAGAGCCAGTATCTGCCGTGGAAGTGGCAACAGGGCATCGCCGACGACGGCACCATGATCGGCTTCCCGATCGACTGCGGTCCGGTCGCGCACTTCTACCAGTACGAGGTCTTCCGCAAGGCGGGGCTGCCGTACGAGCCCGCCGACGTGTCCCGGGAGCTGAACACCTGGGAGAAGTTCTTCGCGGCGGGCGAGCAGCTCAAGCAGCGCGTTCCGGGGACCTCCCTGCTCACCGACGTCAGCAGCGTCTTCGAGAACGTGGTGCAGCAGGGCAGCAAGCGGTACGTCGACAAGGACCGCGCCTTCATCGGCGACCAGGAGCATGTGCGGGCGGCGTGGGCGCTGGCCGTTCAGGCCAAGCGGCGGGGACTCGTCTCCAACCTGGTCACCGGCACCCCGGACCAGCTCTCGGCGGTGGAGTCCGGCAAGCTGCCCAGCCAGCTGGGCGCCTCCTGGGCGACCTACGACCTCAAGAACGGCGTGCCGAAGACCAAGGGCAGGTGGCGGATAGCCGACATGCCCGTGCGGCCCTCCAACAACGGCGGCTCGTTCCTGTCGATCACCAAGGCATGCCGGGAGCCCGAGCGGGCCTTCGAGATCATCGCCTGGATGCTCGACGCGGCCAACCAGGCCCAGGGTTACGTCGACGCGGGCCTCTTCCCGTCCACCCCCGCCTCGTACGGCCTGAAACAACTGCGCCAGGCCGACCCCTTCTTCGGCGGCCAGGTGACGACGGATGTCTTCGGGCCCGCCGCGCAGAAGATCGTGGTCGCCTACAACAGCCCGTTCGACGTGGCGCTCGGGCAGCCCATCAAGGACGAGATCAAGAACGTCGGCGTCCTCGGCAAGGACCCGAAGAAGGCCTGGAGTGACGCCATGAGCAAGTGCCGGCGGATCGCGAAGCACCTGGGGGTGAGCTACTGA
- a CDS encoding DUF4981 domain-containing protein, translating into MTDPLFALRPWETPEVTSWRRLPMNAVDRRVGALKLDGDWRFQLLPAPDAPLGENWSSSYVPGVWTTQGTDDLPQYTNIRMPFAQFPPLTPAANPTGVYERAVDVPAQWAGRRIVLQVGAAESVLLVHVDGRPVGISKDSRLAAEFDLTEAVRPGERATVRLTVVKWSDASHIEDQDQWWHGGVTRSVLLYATDPLRLADVTVRAGRYGDLRVDCQVRDAGGALPRGWYVSGELDGHLLAQDGEFDRANAEDERVSDFLGEARLLTTVADVRTWNAEEPELYDLTVRLHRADGTVADTSRHRIGFRDVEIVGRDLLVNGERVYIRGVNRHDFHPLTGRTVTYDDMRADLALLKRFGFNAVRTSHYPNDPALYDLADELGLYVVDEADIESHDHAHEIADDPRYLNAFVDRVSRMVLRDKNHPSIIVWSLGNESDYGANHDAAAGWVRRHDPTRPIQYEGAAKLGWADPELASDIACPMYAPLEDCVAHALSGEQTKPLIQCEYSHAMGNSNGTLADHWAAIESTPGLQGGFIWEFWDHGILQRVNDGRPVGRGGAGLYDNGVAAPGHRWAYGGDFGEAIHDGAFIADGVVFPDRTPKPVMYEHRELAAPVRLECFRHEGIVVGNHQHFRGLDWLSAEWRLSLADGGTLTSPAELPDLRPGETAAVPLPFDLPQDGGEAWLTLRVTTAGDEPWAPRGTVMCVPQVRLRAAAPARSAPAVQDRFVEVDGDGLLLHPLLTSAPTLSLWRAPTDNDELGGMAPRWRAWGLDTLVRKVVDVRRADGRVTVSAEYAAAAGVIRHTQVFTPVEGGIQVEESAELPDALTDVARVGSVFETVPGLDLMEWYGQGPWESYPDRAFGAPVGHHSVPVDELFTPYLRPQESGGRHGVRRFTLSAPDATGLTVALDEPRQVSVTRYRAEDLTSVAHHDELVPRSGCVVHLDAAHRGLGTASCGPDTSPSFLVAPGTHRWSWTLRAL; encoded by the coding sequence GTGACGGACCCACTGTTCGCGCTCCGCCCCTGGGAGACGCCCGAGGTGACGTCCTGGCGCCGGCTGCCGATGAACGCCGTCGACCGTCGCGTCGGCGCGCTGAAGCTGGACGGCGACTGGCGCTTCCAGTTGCTGCCGGCGCCGGACGCACCGCTGGGGGAGAACTGGTCGTCCTCGTACGTCCCCGGTGTCTGGACGACGCAGGGCACGGACGACCTTCCGCAGTACACCAACATCCGCATGCCGTTCGCGCAGTTCCCTCCGCTCACGCCCGCCGCCAATCCGACGGGCGTCTACGAGCGTGCGGTGGACGTGCCCGCCCAGTGGGCCGGGCGGCGGATCGTGCTCCAGGTCGGGGCCGCCGAGAGCGTGCTGCTGGTGCATGTCGACGGGCGTCCGGTGGGCATCTCCAAGGACTCCCGTCTGGCCGCCGAGTTCGACCTGACCGAGGCGGTGCGCCCCGGCGAGCGGGCCACCGTACGGCTGACCGTGGTGAAGTGGTCGGACGCCTCGCACATCGAGGACCAGGACCAGTGGTGGCACGGCGGCGTCACGCGGTCGGTGCTGCTGTACGCGACCGACCCGCTGCGGCTCGCGGACGTGACCGTGCGCGCGGGACGGTACGGCGACCTGCGGGTGGACTGCCAGGTGCGGGACGCGGGCGGGGCGCTGCCGCGGGGGTGGTACGTCAGCGGCGAGCTGGACGGTCATCTCCTCGCCCAGGACGGCGAGTTCGACCGGGCCAACGCCGAGGACGAGCGGGTCTCCGACTTCCTCGGCGAGGCGCGGCTGCTGACCACCGTGGCGGACGTACGCACCTGGAACGCGGAGGAGCCCGAGCTGTACGACCTGACCGTCCGGCTGCACCGCGCCGACGGCACGGTCGCCGACACCTCGCGCCACCGGATCGGTTTCCGCGACGTCGAGATCGTCGGCCGGGACCTGCTGGTCAACGGGGAGCGGGTGTACATCCGGGGCGTCAACCGGCACGACTTCCATCCGCTGACCGGGCGGACGGTGACGTACGACGACATGCGCGCGGACCTGGCGCTGCTGAAGCGCTTCGGTTTCAACGCGGTCCGCACCTCCCACTACCCCAACGACCCGGCGCTGTACGACCTGGCCGACGAGCTCGGTCTCTACGTGGTGGACGAGGCGGACATCGAGTCCCACGACCACGCCCACGAGATCGCCGACGACCCGCGCTATCTGAACGCCTTCGTCGACCGGGTCTCCCGGATGGTGCTGCGGGACAAGAACCACCCCTCGATCATCGTCTGGTCGCTGGGCAACGAGTCCGACTACGGCGCCAACCACGACGCGGCGGCGGGCTGGGTGCGCCGCCACGACCCGACCCGGCCGATCCAGTACGAGGGCGCCGCCAAGCTCGGCTGGGCCGACCCGGAGCTCGCCTCCGACATCGCCTGCCCCATGTACGCGCCGCTGGAGGACTGCGTCGCGCACGCGCTGTCCGGGGAGCAGACCAAGCCGCTGATCCAGTGCGAGTACTCCCACGCGATGGGCAACAGCAACGGCACGCTGGCCGATCACTGGGCGGCCATCGAGTCCACCCCAGGTCTTCAGGGCGGCTTCATCTGGGAGTTCTGGGACCACGGAATCCTTCAGCGTGTGAACGACGGCAGACCGGTCGGGCGAGGGGGCGCCGGGCTCTATGACAACGGTGTCGCGGCGCCCGGACACCGCTGGGCGTACGGCGGCGACTTCGGCGAGGCGATCCACGACGGCGCGTTCATCGCCGACGGGGTGGTCTTCCCGGACCGCACTCCCAAGCCCGTGATGTACGAGCACCGGGAGCTCGCGGCGCCGGTACGGCTGGAGTGCTTCCGGCACGAGGGCATCGTCGTCGGCAACCACCAGCACTTCCGCGGCCTGGACTGGCTGTCCGCCGAGTGGCGGTTGTCCCTGGCCGACGGCGGCACCCTGACCTCGCCGGCCGAGCTGCCCGATCTGCGGCCCGGCGAGACCGCGGCGGTGCCGCTGCCCTTCGACCTGCCCCAGGACGGCGGGGAGGCGTGGCTGACCCTGCGCGTGACCACCGCCGGGGACGAGCCGTGGGCGCCGCGCGGGACGGTGATGTGTGTTCCGCAGGTACGGCTGCGGGCGGCCGCCCCGGCAAGGTCCGCCCCGGCGGTGCAGGATCGTTTCGTCGAGGTCGACGGCGACGGCCTGCTCCTCCACCCGCTGCTCACCTCGGCCCCGACGCTCTCCCTGTGGCGGGCGCCCACCGACAACGACGAACTCGGCGGGATGGCGCCTCGCTGGCGGGCCTGGGGGCTCGACACGCTGGTACGCAAGGTCGTCGACGTGCGCCGGGCGGACGGCCGCGTCACGGTGTCCGCGGAGTACGCCGCTGCCGCCGGTGTCATCCGGCACACGCAGGTGTTCACCCCGGTCGAGGGCGGCATCCAGGTCGAGGAGTCGGCCGAGTTGCCGGACGCGCTCACCGATGTGGCGCGGGTCGGCTCCGTGTTCGAGACGGTCCCGGGGCTCGACCTGATGGAGTGGTACGGGCAGGGCCCCTGGGAGTCGTATCCGGACCGCGCCTTCGGGGCGCCCGTCGGCCACCACTCCGTACCCGTGGACGAGCTGTTCACCCCCTACCTGCGTCCGCAGGAGAGCGGTGGGCGGCACGGCGTACGGCGCTTCACCCTTTCGGCACCGGACGCCACCGGCCTGACGGTGGCGCTCGACGAGCCGCGCCAGGTCTCGGTGACCCGCTACCGCGCCGAGGACCTCACCTCCGTGGCCCACCACGACGAACTCGTTCCACGGTCCGGCTGCGTCGTCCACCTCGACGCCGCCCACCGGGGCCTGGGCACCGCCTCGTGCGGCCCGGACACCTCACCCTCCTTCCTCGTCGCACCGGGCACCCATCGCTGGAGCTGGACCCTGCGCGCCCTCTAG
- a CDS encoding DeoR/GlpR family DNA-binding transcription regulator has product MLAERRHQLILRALRSGGPAAVTDLSEQLGVSPATVRRDLVKLEDDGLLTRVHGGAVADEGDQPFAEVAEVRVAQKDAIAARAAAMVADGQSVLLDIGTTAYRLARQLHGRRLTVITSNLVVYEELADDEGIELVLLGGMVRREYRSLVGFLTEDNLRQLHADWLFLGTSGVRPGGQVMDTTVVEVPVKRAMIKASEKVVLLADSAKFPGTGMAKVCGPEDLDAVVTNAPVNPATLASLEEAGVDVVTAGEPGDNGEAGAA; this is encoded by the coding sequence GTGCTGGCAGAACGACGACATCAACTCATCCTGCGGGCCCTGCGCTCCGGGGGCCCCGCGGCCGTGACCGATCTCTCCGAGCAACTGGGGGTGAGTCCCGCAACGGTCAGGCGTGACCTGGTCAAACTCGAGGACGACGGCCTGCTGACGCGGGTGCACGGCGGCGCCGTGGCCGACGAGGGCGACCAGCCGTTCGCCGAGGTCGCCGAGGTGCGCGTGGCTCAGAAGGACGCCATAGCCGCGCGGGCCGCCGCCATGGTCGCGGACGGTCAGTCGGTGCTGCTCGACATCGGCACCACCGCCTACCGACTGGCCCGGCAGCTGCACGGCCGTCGGCTCACCGTGATCACCAGCAACCTGGTGGTCTACGAGGAGCTGGCGGACGACGAGGGCATCGAACTGGTGCTGCTCGGCGGCATGGTCCGGCGCGAGTACCGCTCCCTGGTCGGTTTCCTCACCGAGGACAACCTGCGCCAGTTGCACGCCGACTGGCTCTTCCTCGGCACCAGTGGAGTGCGCCCCGGTGGGCAGGTGATGGACACGACGGTCGTCGAGGTCCCGGTGAAACGGGCCATGATCAAGGCCAGTGAGAAGGTCGTCCTGCTCGCCGACTCGGCGAAGTTCCCGGGCACGGGCATGGCGAAGGTCTGCGGTCCCGAGGACCTGGACGCGGTGGTGACGAACGCGCCGGTGAACCCGGCGACGCTGGCCTCACTGGAGGAGGCCGGCGTGGACGTGGTGACGGCAGGGGAACCAGGGGACAACGGAGAGGCGGGCGCGGCGTGA